One window of Sardina pilchardus chromosome 2, fSarPil1.1, whole genome shotgun sequence genomic DNA carries:
- the tpm4b gene encoding tropomyosin 4b isoform X1, with amino-acid sequence MEAIKKKMQMLKLDKENAIDRAEQAESEQKAAEDKCKQLEEELAGLQKKLKGTEDELDTFSEALKDAQEKLELSEKKAADAEGDVAALNRRIQLVEEELDRAQERLATALQKLEEAEKAADESERGMKVIENRAMKDEEKMEIQELQLKEAKHIAEEADRKYEEVARKLVILEGDLERAEERAEVSELKSGDLEEELKNVTNNLKSLEAQSEKYSEKEDKYEEEIKMLTDKLKEAETRAEFAERTVAKLEKTIDDLEENLSNAKEENLEMQQMLDQTLQELNSL; translated from the exons ATGGAGGCCATCAAGAAGAAGATGCAGATGCTGAAGCTGGATAAGGAGAACGCCATCGACCGGGCGGAGCAGGCAGAGTCGGAGCAGAAAGCAGCGGAGGACAAGTGCAAGCAg CTTGAGGAGGAGTTGGCCGGTCTGCAGAAGAAGCTGAAGGGAACGGAGGATGAGCTGGACACCTTCTCCGAGGCGCTGAAGGATGCCCAGGAGAAGCTCGAACTCTCGGAGAAGAAGGCGGCTGAT GCTGAGGGGGACGTGGCAGCCCTGAACCGCAGGATTcagctggtggaggaggagctggaccgGGCCCAGGAGAGACTGGCCACAGCGCTGCAGAAGCTGGAGGAGGCAGAGAAGGCCGCCGACGAGAGCGAGAG AGGTATGAAGGTGATTGAGAACCGTGCAATGAAAGacgaggagaagatggagattCAGGAGTTGCAGCTGAAGGAGGCTAAGCACATCGCTGAGGAGGCCGACCGCAAATACGAGGag gtGGCCCGCAAGCTGGTCATCCTAGAGGGTGACCTGGAGAGAGCCGAGGAGAGGGCCGAGGTGTCAGAACT TAAAAGCGGAGATTTGGAAGAGGAATTGAAAAATGTCACTAACAACCTCAAGTCTTTAGAAGCCCAGTCTGAGAAG TACTCAGAGAAAGAGGACAAATATGAAGAAGAGATCAAGATGCTCACTGACAAGCTGAAAGAG GCAGAGACACGGGCCGAGTTTGCAGAGAGGACGGTGGCCAAACTGGAAAAGACCATCGATGATCTAGAGG AAAACCTATCTAATGCAAAAGAGGAGAATCTGGAGATGCAGCAAATGTTGGACCAGACACTACAGGAGCTGAACAGCTTGTAA
- the tpm4b gene encoding tropomyosin 4b isoform X3, with protein MEAIKKKMQMLKLDKENAIDRAEQAESEQKAAEDKCKQLEEELAGLQKKLKGTEDELDTFSEALKDAQEKLELSEKKAADAEGDVAALNRRIQLVEEELDRAQERLATALQKLEEAEKAADESERGMKVIENRAMKDEEKMEIQELQLKEAKHIAEEADRKYEEVARKLVILEGDLERAEERAEVSELKSGDLEEELKNVTNNLKSLEAQSEKYSEKEDKYEEEIKMLTDKLKEAETRAEFAERTVAKLEKTIDDLEDELYAQKLKYKAISEELDHALNDMTSL; from the exons ATGGAGGCCATCAAGAAGAAGATGCAGATGCTGAAGCTGGATAAGGAGAACGCCATCGACCGGGCGGAGCAGGCAGAGTCGGAGCAGAAAGCAGCGGAGGACAAGTGCAAGCAg CTTGAGGAGGAGTTGGCCGGTCTGCAGAAGAAGCTGAAGGGAACGGAGGATGAGCTGGACACCTTCTCCGAGGCGCTGAAGGATGCCCAGGAGAAGCTCGAACTCTCGGAGAAGAAGGCGGCTGAT GCTGAGGGGGACGTGGCAGCCCTGAACCGCAGGATTcagctggtggaggaggagctggaccgGGCCCAGGAGAGACTGGCCACAGCGCTGCAGAAGCTGGAGGAGGCAGAGAAGGCCGCCGACGAGAGCGAGAG AGGTATGAAGGTGATTGAGAACCGTGCAATGAAAGacgaggagaagatggagattCAGGAGTTGCAGCTGAAGGAGGCTAAGCACATCGCTGAGGAGGCCGACCGCAAATACGAGGag gtGGCCCGCAAGCTGGTCATCCTAGAGGGTGACCTGGAGAGAGCCGAGGAGAGGGCCGAGGTGTCAGAACT TAAAAGCGGAGATTTGGAAGAGGAATTGAAAAATGTCACTAACAACCTCAAGTCTTTAGAAGCCCAGTCTGAGAAG TACTCAGAGAAAGAGGACAAATATGAAGAAGAGATCAAGATGCTCACTGACAAGCTGAAAGAG GCAGAGACACGGGCCGAGTTTGCAGAGAGGACGGTGGCCAAACTGGAAAAGACCATCGATGATCTAGAGG ATGAACTGTACGCCCAGAAGCTTAAATATAAGGCCATCAGTGAGGAGCTGGATCATGCTCTTAATGACATGACATCCTTGTAA
- the tpm4b gene encoding tropomyosin 4b isoform X2, with protein sequence MTGVNSLDAVKRKIQSLQQQADDAEDRAQLLQRELDNERDQREKAEGDVAALNRRIQLVEEELDRAQERLATALQKLEEAEKAADESERGMKVIENRAMKDEEKMEIQELQLKEAKHIAEEADRKYEEVARKLVILEGDLERAEERAEVSELKSGDLEEELKNVTNNLKSLEAQSEKYSEKEDKYEEEIKMLTDKLKEAETRAEFAERTVAKLEKTIDDLEENLSNAKEENLEMQQMLDQTLQELNSL encoded by the exons ATGACAGGTGTGAATTCACTGGACGCAGTGAAAAGAAAGATCCAGAGTCTGCAGCAGCAAGCTGACGATGCAGAAGACCGTGCCCAACTTTTGCAGAGAGAACTGGACAATGAACGGGACCAGCGAGAAAAA GCTGAGGGGGACGTGGCAGCCCTGAACCGCAGGATTcagctggtggaggaggagctggaccgGGCCCAGGAGAGACTGGCCACAGCGCTGCAGAAGCTGGAGGAGGCAGAGAAGGCCGCCGACGAGAGCGAGAG AGGTATGAAGGTGATTGAGAACCGTGCAATGAAAGacgaggagaagatggagattCAGGAGTTGCAGCTGAAGGAGGCTAAGCACATCGCTGAGGAGGCCGACCGCAAATACGAGGag gtGGCCCGCAAGCTGGTCATCCTAGAGGGTGACCTGGAGAGAGCCGAGGAGAGGGCCGAGGTGTCAGAACT TAAAAGCGGAGATTTGGAAGAGGAATTGAAAAATGTCACTAACAACCTCAAGTCTTTAGAAGCCCAGTCTGAGAAG TACTCAGAGAAAGAGGACAAATATGAAGAAGAGATCAAGATGCTCACTGACAAGCTGAAAGAG GCAGAGACACGGGCCGAGTTTGCAGAGAGGACGGTGGCCAAACTGGAAAAGACCATCGATGATCTAGAGG AAAACCTATCTAATGCAAAAGAGGAGAATCTGGAGATGCAGCAAATGTTGGACCAGACACTACAGGAGCTGAACAGCTTGTAA
- the rab8a gene encoding ras-related protein Rab-8A: MAKTYDYLFKLLLIGDSGVGKTCVLFRFSEDAFNSTFISTIGIDFKIRTIELDGKKIKLQIWDTAGQERFRTITTAYYRGAMGIMLVYDITNEKSFDNIKNWIRNIEEHASADVEKMILGNKCDINEKRQVSKDRGEKLALEYGIKFMETSAKANINVENAFLTLARDIKAKMDTKLEGNSPQGSNHGVKITTEQQQKKTSFFRCVLL; encoded by the exons ATGGCGAAGACCTACGATTATTTGTTCAAACTACTATTAATCGGAGATTCCGGAGTCGGAAAAACATGCGTATTGTTCAGATTTTCAGAGGATGCATTCAACTCCACCTTTATCTCTACAATAG GCATTGACTTCAAGATTAGGACAATAGAACTAGATGGCAAGAAGATTAAGCTGCAGATATG GGACACAGCAGGCCAGGAGAGATTCAGAACGATCACAACAGCATACTACAGGGGAGCCATG GGTATTATGTTGGTGTATGACATCACCAATGAAAAATCCTTCGACAACATAAAGAACTGGATAAGGAACATTGAAGAA CATGCATCGGCAGATGTTGAGAAGATGATTCTTGGCAACAAGTGTGACATCAATGAAAAACGACAGGTTTCCAAAGACAGAGGCGAGAAG CTGGCTCTGGAGTATGGCATCAAGTTCATGGAGACCAGTGCAAAGGCCAAtataaatgttgaaaat GCATTCCTAACACTTGCCAGAGACATCAAAGCAAAAATGGACACGAAATTG GAGGGCAACAGTCCGCAGGGCAGCAACCACGGGGTGAAAATCACCacggagcagcagcagaaaaaGACCAGCTTCTTCCGCTGTGTGCTCCTGTGA
- the cib3 gene encoding calcium and integrin-binding family member 3 yields the protein MGNKQTIFTQQQLDAYQDCTFFTRKEILRLYERYRDLAPQLVPLDYTSRPDVKLPYELIGSMPELKDNPFRQRIAEVFSEDGQGNMTLDDFLDMFSVLSEMAPRELKAYYAFKIYDFNNDDFICKSDLEKTLNKLTRNELTEDEVRMVCEKVMDEADLDNDGRLSLEDFQHMIVRAPEFLSTFHIRI from the exons ATGGGGAACAAACAGACCATCTTCACCCAACAGCAGCTAGATGCCTACCAG GACTGCACATTCTTCACCAGAAAGGAAATTTTGAG GCTGTACGAGCGCTACCGTGACCTGGCCCCACAGCTAGTGCCGCTTGACTACACCAGCCGACCAGATGTGAAGCTGCCCTATGAGCTGATCGGCAGCATGCCAGAGTTGAAG GATAATCCTTTCCGCCAAAGAATAGCTGAGGTGTTCTCCGAAGATGGCCAGGGAAACATGACTCTAGATGACTTCTTAGACATGTTTTCAGTTCTGAGTGAAATGGCACCCAGAGAGCTGAAAGCCTACTACGCTTTCAAGATCTATG ATTTCAACAATGATGACTTCATCTGTAAGTCGGACCTTGAGAAGACACTGAACAAGCTGACACGAAACGAGCTGACAGAGGATGAGGTCAGGATGGTCTGTGAAAAGGTCATGGACGAGGCTGACCTGGACAATGACGGGCGTCTGTCGCTAGAGGACTTTCAACACATGATTGTCCGCGCTCCAGAATTCCTTAg CACTTTCCATATAAGGATATAA
- the LOC134067098 gene encoding excitatory amino acid transporter 1-like: METEKSLHLNGLHKTENKVRRRTSLVSVQTFLQQNAFVILTVAAVFAGVILGYMLRSWSPKDVQSQDMISFPGEILMRMLQMLVLPLIVSSLITGISSLDNNAGRMGLQALTYYMLTTLIAVFTGIVLVLTLQPGKRGSAGQTPPGGGSYNKSVQATDAFLDLIRNMFPSNILEACFKQYKTSYKTTSAGLVPTPGSSSGVNALGLVVFSIAFGAVLGRMGEQGRPLRKFFHCLNDAIMQLVGIVIWYAPVGILFLIAGKIREMEDLGQMGSQLLWYMLCVVLGLLIHSLLLLPLLYFLATWKNPYLFIAGLLQALLTALGTSSSSASLPITFRCLEENNGVDKRVSRFMLPVGATVNMDGTALYEAVAAIFIAQVADIELTFVQVITISVTATAASIGAAGIPQAGLVTMVIVLTSVNLPTELISVIIAVDWLLDRLRTVTNVLGDSLGVGIVSHLSRKELQSRDNTTANHCDAEGGGMSGPFENRAAVHTGHSRESSV; the protein is encoded by the exons ATGGAAACAGAGAAATCCCTTCATCTCAACGGACTTCACAAGACAGAAAATAAAGTCAGACGACGAACTTCCTTAGTCTCTGTGCAAacttttctacaacaaaatgcaTTTGTTATCCTGACAGTAGCGGCAGTCTTTGCTG GAGTTATACTTGGCTATATGTTGCGATCCTGGTCTCCAAAAGATGTTCAGAGTCAAGACATGATCTCATTCCCTGGAGAGATTCTCATGAGGATGTTGCAGATGCTGGTGTTGCCTTTGATAGTGTCGAGCCTTATCACAG GAATCTCCTCACTGGACAATAATGCCGGCAGGATGGGACTGCAGGCGCTCACATATTACATGCTGACCACCCTCATAGCTGTCTTCACTGGCATCGTTTTGGTGCTGACGCTCCAGCCAGGGAAAAGAGGCAGCGCAGGTCAGACGCCCCCTGGTGGTGGAAGCTATAATAAGTCTGTGCAGGCCACAGACGCATTTCTGGATCTCATCAG AAATATGTTCCCATCCAATATTCTGGAGGCTTGCTTCAAACAG TACAAAACTAGTTATAAGACCACCAGTGCCGGGTTGGTGCCCACGCCAGGCTCCAGCAGTGGGGTCAACGCTCTGGGCCTGGTGGTGTTCTCCATAGCCTTCGGCGCTGTGCTGGGCAGGATGGGGGAGCAGGGCCGGCCACTGCGCAAGTTCTTCCACTGCCTGAATGATGCCATCATGCAACTGGTGGGCATTGTGATCTG GTATGCTCCTGTGGGCATTTTGTTCCTGATCGCCGGAAAGATCCGTGAGATGGAGGACCTGGGGCAGATGGGCAGTCAGCTGCTGTGGTATATGCTCTGTGTGGTCCTCGGCCTCCTGatccacagcctgctgctgctgcctctgctctacTTCCTGGCCACCTGGAAGAACCCTTACCTGTTCATAGCAGGTCTGCTGCAGGCGCTGCTCACTGCCCTGGGCACGTCGTCCAG TtctgcctctctccccatcaCCTTTCGGTGCCTGGAGGAGAACAACGGGGTGGACAAGCGCGTGAGCCGCTTCATGCTTCCTGTCGGGGCCACGGTGAACATGGACGGCACAGCTCTGTACGAGGCCGTGGCCGCCATCTTCATCGCACAGGTGGCTGACATAGAGCTCACCTTTGTGCAAGTCATCACCATAAG CGTCACTGCAACAGCAGCCAGTATCGGTGCAGCAGGTATACCCCAGGCTGGCCTTGTAACCATGGTGATAGTGCTGACGTCAGTCAATCTGCCCACAGAACTCATCTCAGTCATCATTGCTGTTGATTGGCTGCT GGACCGTCTGAGGACCGTGACCAATGTGTTGGGTGATTCCCTGGGTGTTGGCATTGTGTCGCATCTGTCTCGTAAGGAGCTGCAGAGCCGGGACAACACCACTGCCAACCACTGTGACGCAGAGGGGGGCGGGATGTCTGGCCCGTTTGAGAACAGAGCAGCGGTGCACACAGGTCACAGCAGAGAGTCTTCTGTTTAA
- the admp gene encoding anti-dorsalizing morphogenic protein, producing the protein MLPVVLIVISIVRVLIARPSMDYLENHFNLANEPKEVRSKAIKQLLEVFGMEDPPLTRGNKQAPQYMLDLYNTVADVDGVTKDPHLLEGNTVRSFFDKLRSEQVEYMFNLSTVAKSEKILTAELHLFKLRPQVSVAFNRHHYCQVNVYQLLDGGKTDASQGKKLLSSRLIPVHSNGWEVFTITQAVRSWMSDKSSNLGLLVTVKTLAGSQMDSSVLRFASGRDHHHSKQPMLVLFTDDGRRTASPESNIKDGEAPVPTLPMLPMLGAGRRSARSLDYDEGAERTSCQRQPLYVDFEEIGWSGWIVSPRGYNAYHCKGSCPFPLGQNMRPTNHATVQSIINALKLTKGIDTPCCVPDKLYSINLLYFDDDENVVLKQYDDMVAGSCGCH; encoded by the exons ATGTTACCTGTTGTGCTTATCGTCATCTCCATTGTGAGAGTTCTCATCGCCAGGCCCTCCATGGACTACTTGGAAAATCACTTTAATTTGGCAAACGAGCCTAAAGAGGTTCGCTCTAAGGCTATCAAACAACTTTTAGAAGTATTTGGGATGGAGGACCCTCCTCTAACCagaggaaacaaacaagcaccTCAGTACATGTTGGACTTGTACAACACTGTGGCTGATGTGGACGGGGTGACCAAGGATCCACATCTTCTCGAGGGAAACACGGTTCGCAGTTTCTTCGACAAAC TACGCAGTGAGCAAGTTGAATACATGTTCAATTTGTCAACGGTGGCTAAGAGCGAAAAGATCCTCACTGCAGAGCTCCATCTATTCAAACTAAGGCCTCAAGTGTCAGTGGCTTTCAACAGGCATCATTACTGCCAG GTCAATGTCTACCAGCTTCTGGATGGTGGGAAAACGGATGCTTCTCAGGGAAAGAAACTGCTGTCCTCGCGTCTCATTCCTGTCCACTCCAATGGATGGGAGGTGTTCACCATCACCCAAGCA GTCCGCTCCTGGATGTCAGATAAGAGCAGCAACTTGGGGCTGTTGGTGACTGTGAAAACCCTAGCAGGCAGCCAGATGGACAGCAGTGTGCTGAGGTTTGCCTCTGGCCGTGACCACCACCATAGCAAGCAGCCCATGCTGGTCTTATTCACTGATGACGGACGACGCACTGCCAGTCCCGAGAGCAACATAAAAG ATGGTGAAGCCCCTGTGCCCACCCTGCCCATGCTGCCCATGCTCGGCGCAGGCCGGCGCAGCGCCCGCTCTCTGGACTACGACGAGGGCGCCGAGAGGACGTCCTGCCAGCGCCAGCCGCTCTACGTGGACTTCGAGGAGATCGGCTGGTCCGGCTGGATCGTGTCGCCGCGCGGCTACAACGCCTACCACTGCAAGGGCTCCTGCCCCTTCCCGCTGGGCCAGAACATGCGGCCCACCAACCACGCCACCGTCCAGTCCATCATCAACGCCCTGAAGCTCACCAAGGGCATCGACACGCCCTGCTGCGTGCCAGACAAGCTCTACTCCATCAACCTGCTCTACTTCGACGACGACGAGAACGTGGTGCTGAAGCAGTATGACGACATGGTGGCTGGGAGCTGTGGCTGCCACTGA
- the pnhd gene encoding uncharacterized protein pnhd: MEPRNLFTDRACCRRQSHLVYIGRDISGSPVNVDVGKCRSHCGGPIKASSSHDTVTRVNPRHSSMLDYLRSKKVKSSEDASPHTTDTSSKAPSCRADLTCEPTGLRVDKVMLFDGLREVEIIEDCHCETKVTQCMRVPALKTFNFQTPYETVVDVGKCAGSKAEREGFSCVPTKFDAALVETPNKVELVQTVENCEMKEGCYRIPYIEYHYELAYGPDGVKNEKLKEIDVGRCLGSCATGNRCLLRSAANPEDCLLWAEGPGNACVPQGYESNTFLNQHGQLRTVLSITSCLCQS, from the exons ATGGAGCCCAGGAACCTGTTCACAGACAGGGCCTGTTGCAGGCGCCAGAGCCACCTTGTTTACATCGGCCGAG atattTCAGGAAGTCCAGTTAATGTGGATGTGGGCAAATGCAGAAGCCATTGCGGGGGACCTATAAAAGCCTCATCATCACATGACACAGTCACACGTGTTAATCCTAGGCATTCCTCAATGCTGGATTACCTCAGGAGCAAAAAG GTTAAATCAAGTGAGGATGCGTCTCCACATACTACAGACACCTCCAGCAAAGCTCCCTCGTGCAGAGCAGATCTAACGTGCGAACCGACCGGCCTGAGAGTGGACAAGGTGATGCTTTTCGATGGCCTCCGAGAGGTTGAGATCATCGAGGACTGCCACTGCGAGACAAAAGTGACCCAGTGTATGCGGGTTCCCGCACTTAAGACCTTCAACTTCCAAACACCCTACGAGACTGTCGTGGATGTGGGGAAGTGTGCAGGCTCCAAGGCTGAACGAG AGGGCTTCTCCTGTGTCCCCACTAAATTTGACGCTGCGCTGGTGGAGACCCCAAACAAAGTCGAGCTGGTGCAGACGGTAGAGAACTGTGAGATGAAGGAAGGGTGCTACAGAATCCCATACATTGAGTACCACTACGAGCTGGCCTATGGCCCCGACGGAGTCAAGAACGAGAAACTCAAG GAAATTGATGTGGGCAGGTGTCTGGGGAGCTGTGCCACAGGAAACCGATGCCTTCTCAG GAGTGCTGCTAATCCAGAGGACTGTTTGCTGTGGGCAGAAGGTCCAGGGAATGCATGTGTTCCTCAAGGTTATGAGAGCAACACATTCCTAAACCAGCACGGCCAACTCCGTACTGTTCTATCCATAACGTCCTGCTTATGCCAATCCTAA